The Phaenicophaeus curvirostris isolate KB17595 chromosome 15, BPBGC_Pcur_1.0, whole genome shotgun sequence genome window below encodes:
- the ZCCHC10 gene encoding zinc finger CCHC domain-containing protein 10, with protein sequence MGGGAGPSRHAARAPPAGRAAKMATPMHRLIARRQAEANKQHVRCQKCLEFGHWTYECTGKRKYLHRPSRTAQLAKILKEKEKQLLLQQSTGESTAERKTKKKRSKSVTSSSSSSSSSSASDSSSDSEDSSTSSSSDDSDSDESSSTSSSSPSSSSSSSSSELESDSSSSSSSSSSTDSSSDDEPPKKKKKK encoded by the exons ATGGGAGGTGGCGCGGGGCCGTCCCGGCATGCAGCGCGCGCGCCTCCCGCCGGCCGGGCCGCTAAGATGGCGACGCCCATGCACCGCCTCATCGCCCGCCGCCAGGC GGAAGCAAACAAGCAGCATGTAAGATGCCAAAAGTGTTTAGAGTTTGGACATTGGACGTACGAATGtacagggaagagaaaatacCTGCACAGACCTTCGAGGACAGCTCAACTAGCAAaaattcttaaagaaaaagaaaagcaactatTACTGCAACAAAG CACCGGAGAAAGTACCGCAGAAAGGAAGACCAAGAAAAAAAG atctAAAAGTGTGACCAGTTCCAGCAGCAGTAGTAGTTCCAGTTCGGCCAGTGATTCCTCATCCGACAGTGAAGATTCTTCTACCTCTTCTTCTTCTGACGATAGTGACAGTGATGAGAGCTCCTCTACTTCCTCATCTTCTCCATCCTCGAGCAGCAGTTCCTCCTCTTCAGAGCTCGAATCGGATTCTAGTTCCTccagcagtagcagcagcagcacagacagtAGTTCTGACGATGAGCCaccaaagaagaagaagaagaaatag
- the HSPA4 gene encoding heat shock 70 kDa protein 4, producing the protein MSVVGIDLGFQSCYVAVARGGGIETIANEYSDRCTPSCIAFGPKNRSIGAAAKSQVISNAKNTVQSFKRFHGRAFSDPFVQAEKESLAYELVQLPTGSTGIKAMYMEEARNFTIEQVTGMLLTKLKETAENALKKPVVDCVISVPCFYTDAERRSVLDATQIAGLNCLRLINETTAVALAYGIYKQDLPALEEKPRNVVFVDMGHSAYQVSVCAFNKGKLKVLATSFDTTLGGRKFDEVLVDYFCEEFGKKYKLDIKSKIRALLRLYQECEKLKKLMSANASDLPLNIECFMNDIDVSGTMNRSKFLEMCDGLLARVEPPLRSVLEQAKLKKEDIYAVEIVGGTTRIPAVKEKISKFFGKEVSTTLNADEAVARGCALQCAILSPAFKVREFSITDLIPYPISLRWNSPAEEGLSECEVFPKNHAAPFSKVLTFYRKEPFTLEAYYSSPKELPYPDPAIAHFLVQKVTPQTDGSSSKVKVKVRVNIHGIFSVSSASLVEVHKSDENEEPMETDQHAKEEEKMQVDQEEQQKTEEQQQAQPENKAESEEMETSQADSKDKKVDQPPQAKKAKVKTTTVDLPIENQLVWQIGKDMLNLFIENEGKMIMQDKLEKERNDAKNAVEEYVYDMRDKLCSIYEKFVSEDDRNSFTLKLEDTENWLYEDGEDQPKQIYIDKLAELKTLGQPIQARFQESEERPKAFEDLGRQIQQYMKTVHAFKAKDEQYDHLDEADVAKVEKSASEALEWMNNKLNLQNKRSLTLDPVIKAKDIQAKTKELTSICNPIVTKPKPKVELPKEEQKPTEPNGPVEGQGAANGAQAAEQSAAPAAPAAAEKKLPEMDID; encoded by the exons ATGTCGGTGGTGGGCATCGATCTGGGCTTCCAGAGCTGCTACGTGGCCGTGGCCCGCGGCGGCGGCATCGAGACGATCGCCAATGAGTACAGCGACCGCTGCACGCC ATCATGTATTGCCTTTGGACCCAAGAATCGCTCGATTGGTGCAGCCGCTAAAAGCCAG gttatttcaaatgcaaagaaTACAGTACAAAGTTTTAAAAGATTTCATGGTCGTGCATTCTCAGATCCCTTTGttcaagctgaaaaagaaagccTTGCGTATGAACTTGTCCAGCTGCCAACAGGCTCGACTGGCATCAAG GCTATGTATATGGAAGAAGCAAGAAACTTTACTATTGAGCAGGTGACAGGAATGCTTCTTACCAAATTAAAAGAGACTGCTGAGAATGCACTTAAGAAGCCTGTAGTCGACTGTGTGATTTCA GTTCCTTGTTTCTATACAGATGCAGAAAGGAGATCTGTGTTGGATGCTACGCAGATTGCTGGTCTCAACTGTCTGAGACTAATAAATGAAACAACTGCAG TTGCCCTTGCATACGGAATCTATAAGCAAGACCTGCCGGCCTTAGAAGAGAAGCCACGGAATGTTGTTTTTGTGGATATGGGGCATTCTGCGTATCAAGTTTCTGTTTGTGCATTcaacaaaggaaaactgaag gttcTTGCCACGTCATTTGATACAACCCTGGGAGGCAGGAAGTTTGATGAGGTATTAGTTGACTACTTTTGTGAAGAATTTGGAAAGAAGTACAAATTAGACATAAAGTCAAAGATCCGAGCGTTGCTGAGGCTGTACCAGGAatgtgaaaaactgaaaaaactaATGAGTGCGAATGCCTCTGATCTCCCACTGAACATAGAATGCTTCATGAATGACATAGATGTCTCCGGAACAATGAACAG AAGCAAATTTTTAGAGATGTGTGATGGACTCCTGGCAAGAGTGGAACCACCTCTTCGCAGTGTGCTGGAGCAAGCCA AGTTAAAGAAGGAGGACATCTACGCAGTAGAGATAGTTGGTGGTACCACAAGAATCCCTGCTGTGAAAGAGAAGATCAGTAAATTTTTTGGCAAAGAAGTCAGCACAACTTTGAACGCGGATGAGGCTGTGGCACGAGGCTGTGCGCTGCAG TGTGCTATTTTATCCCCGGCTTTCAAAGTGAGAGAGTTTTCTATCACAGATTTGATACCCTATCCTATTTCTTTACGTTGGAATTCACCAGCAGAGGAAGGGTTAAG TGAATGTGAAGTCTTTCCCAAGAACCATGCTGCTCCATTTTCTAAGGTCCTCACATTCTACAGGAAGGAGCCTTTTACTCTCGAGGCATACTACAGTTCTCCCAAGGAGCTGCCTTACCCAGATCCTGCAATAG ctcaCTTCTTGGTTCAGAAGGTCACTCCTCAAACAGATGGATCCAGTTCAAAAGTGAAAGTCAAAGTTAGAGTAAACATCCATGGTATCTTCAGCGTTTCAAGTGCATCTTTAGTGGAGGTTCATAAATCTGATGAGAATGAAGAGCCTATGGAAACAGATCAGCATGCAAAAGAGGAAGAG AAGATGCAAGTAGAccaggaagagcagcagaagacTGAAGAACAACAGCAGGCCCAACCTGAAAATAAGGCAGAGTCTGAGGAAATGGAG ACTTCTCAGGCTGACTCAAAAGACAAGAAAGTGGATCAACCACCCCAAGCCAAGAAGGCTAAAGTGAAGACAACTACAGTCGACCTTCCCATCGAGAATCAGCTGGTGTGGCAGATAGGCAAAGACATGCTGAACTTATTCATTGAGAATGAG GGGAAAATGATAATGCAGGATAAGCTAGAGAAAGAGAGGAACGATGCCAAGAATGCAGTGGAAGAATATGTGTATGATATGAGAGACAAACTCTGCAGTATTTATGAGAAATTTGTTAGTGAAGAT GATCGAAATAGTTTCACGCTGAAGCTGGAGGATACGGAAAACTGGCTTTATGAGGATGGTGAAGACCAACCCAAACAGATTTATATTGATAAACTAGCAGAACTGAAG ACACTGGGTCAGCCTATTCAGGCAAGGTTTCAAGAATCGGAGGAAAGACCAAAAGCGTTTGAGGACTTAGGGAGGCAAATCCAACAGTACATGAAAACTGTTCATGCCTTCAAAGCAAAG GATGAACAGTATGACCATTTAGATGAAGCAGATGTAGCAAAAGTGGAGAAGAGTGCGAGTGAAGCTCTGGAGTGGATGAACAACAAACTCAATCTTCAGAACAAGAGGAGTCTTACTCTGGACCCGGTTATAAAAGCCAAGGACATACAAGCTAAAACTAAA gaGCTGACAAGTATTTGTAATCCTATagttacaaaaccaaaacccaaagtGGAGCTCCCAAAGGAGGAGCAGAAGCCGACTGAACCGAATGGACCAGTGGAAGGGCAGGGGGCAGCCAACGGGGCCCAGGCTGCCGAGCAGAGCGCGgcccctgctgccccagcagccgcCGAGAAGAAGCTTCCTGAAATGGACATTGACTGA